Proteins co-encoded in one Nicotiana sylvestris chromosome 7, ASM39365v2, whole genome shotgun sequence genomic window:
- the LOC104231790 gene encoding UDP-glucuronic acid decarboxylase 1-like gives MKLHKQSSRRDEEIPNSQISLPYSPKTLKHPTRSLPRSINYLLKEQRLLFILIGILIGSTFFIFQPSLSLLSTSSEPHSSIPRSYNALNHESLSTISSYNNVPIFKGRVPVGVGRKRMRIVVTGGAGFVGSHLVDKLIKRGDDVIVIDNFFTGRKENVMHHFGNPRFELIRHDVVEPILLEVDQIYHLACPASPVHYKYNPVKTIKTNVMGTLNMLGLAKRIGARFLLTSTSEVYGDPLEHPQKETYWGHVNPIGVRSCYDEGKRTAETLTMDYHRGAGVEVRIARIFNTYGPRMCLDDGRVVSNFVAQAIRNQPMTVYGDGKQTRSFQYVSDLVDGLVALMEGEHIGPFNLGNPGEFTMLELAEVVKEVIDPSAKIEFRANTADDPHKRKPDISKAKELLNWEPKVPLREGLPLMVNDFRNRILNEDEGKEN, from the exons ATGAAATTGCATAAGCAGTCTAGCAGAAGAGATGAAGAAATACCCAATTCTCAAATAAGCTTACCATACTCACCAAAGACCCTCAAACATCCAACTAGATCTCTACCCAGATCCATTAACTATCTCCTCAAAGAACAAAGACTTTTATTCATTCTTATTGGTATTCTCATTGGTTCCACTTTCTTTATATTTCAACCTAGTCTTTCTCTCTTAAGCACATCTTCTGAACCACATTCTTCAATTCCCAGATCATATAATGCTTTAAATCATGAATCCTTATCAACTATTTCATCTTATAATAATGTACCAATTTTTAAAGGGAGGGTACCAGTTGGGGTTGGGAGAAAAAGGATGAGGATTGTAGTAACTGGTGGGGCTGGTTTTGTTGGGAGTCATTTAGTGGATAAGTTAATTAAGAGAGGTGATGATGTTATTGTTATTGATAATTTCTTTACTGGGAGGAAAGAAAATGTGATGCATCATTTTGGGAATCCAAGATTTGAGCTTATTAGGCATGATGTTGTTGAGCCTATTTTGTTGGAAGTAGATCAGATTTATCACTTGGCTTGCCCTGCTTCTCCTGTTCACTACAAGTATAATCCTGTCAAAACTATT AAGACAAATGTGATGGGCACGCTTAACATGTTGGGCCTTGCGAAGAGGATTGGTGCGAGGTTCTTGCTTACCAGTACAAGTGAGGTTTATGGTGACCCACTCGAGCATCCTCAAAAGGAAACATATTGGGGTCATGTGAATCCAATAG GTGTTAGGAGCTGCTATGACGAGGGAAAACGGACTGCTGAAACATTGACTATGGATTACCATCGTGGTGCAGGTGTAGAG GTGCGTATTGCTCGGATTTTCAATACATATGGACCTCGCATGTGTCTAGATGATGGACGTGTTGTCAGCAACTTTGTTGCCCAG GCCATTCGCAACCAACCGATGACAGTATATGGTGATGGAAAGCAAACACGAAGCTTCCAATATGTCTCTGATCTG GTTGATGGATTGGTGGCCCTCATGGAGGGTGAGCATATCGGCCCTTTCAACTTAGGAAATCCGGGAGAATTCACCATGTTGGAGCTTGCTGAG GTGGTTAAAGAAGTGATTGATCCCAGTGCAAAAATCGAGTTCAGAGCCAACACGGCCGATGATCCTCACAAGAGGAAACCAGATATTAGCAAAGCTAAAGAGCTGCTAAACTGGGAACCAAAAGTACCCTTGCGAGAAGGGCTTCCTCTCATGGTCAATGATTTCCGCAATCGCATATTGAATGAAGATGAAGGAAAAGAGAATTAA